Proteins encoded together in one Desulfosporosinus meridiei DSM 13257 window:
- the gatB gene encoding Asp-tRNA(Asn)/Glu-tRNA(Gln) amidotransferase subunit GatB, with amino-acid sequence MVVANKYEMVCGLEVHVELQTKTKIFCGCTTEFGGDQNTHVCPVCLGMPGALPVLNREVVDYAIKAGLALNCEIAEFSKFDRKNYFYPDLSKNYQTSQFDLPICGKGGLEIEVEGEKKWIGITRAHMEEDAGKLVHSGDTITTSNASSVDYNRAGVPLLEIVSEPDMRSIPEVLAYLEKLVQILEYTEVSDCRMEQGSVRFDINVSLRPIGETAFGTRTETKNLNSFSSVRRCMEYEIARQARVLDAGEKVVQETRTWDEGQGITLALRSKEEAHDYRYFPEPDLTPLIIDREWVERIRQTLPELPAQRRARLQGIGLSEYDAGVITQSKSLSDFFDAALESFGDAKTLANWVMGDVMRLLNSNQCPVEDSPISPKQLAELLELIEKGTISGKIAKTVLEEMYATGKDAQVIVKEKGLAQISDEGALLGIIDGVLAANPQSVEDYRAGKDRAIGFLVGQIMKATKGQANPGLVNRLLKEKLS; translated from the coding sequence GTGGTAGTCGCTAATAAATATGAAATGGTTTGTGGACTGGAAGTTCACGTAGAACTCCAGACCAAGACTAAGATTTTTTGCGGGTGTACAACAGAGTTCGGAGGAGACCAAAACACTCACGTCTGCCCGGTCTGCTTAGGCATGCCCGGTGCCCTTCCGGTACTAAATCGTGAAGTAGTGGATTACGCCATCAAAGCCGGTTTAGCCTTGAATTGTGAGATCGCCGAATTCTCGAAGTTCGACAGAAAGAACTATTTCTATCCCGACTTGTCTAAGAACTACCAAACCTCTCAGTTCGATTTACCCATTTGCGGTAAAGGCGGCTTAGAGATTGAAGTGGAGGGCGAGAAAAAATGGATTGGGATTACTCGGGCCCACATGGAGGAAGATGCGGGTAAGCTCGTCCATAGCGGAGATACCATCACAACCTCTAATGCTTCCTCCGTTGACTATAACCGAGCGGGAGTCCCCCTCTTGGAAATCGTATCCGAGCCGGATATGCGTTCAATCCCGGAAGTTCTGGCTTACTTGGAAAAATTAGTGCAAATCTTAGAGTATACGGAAGTCTCGGATTGTCGGATGGAACAAGGTTCTGTGCGCTTTGATATTAATGTCTCCTTGCGTCCCATAGGAGAGACAGCCTTCGGAACTCGTACTGAGACAAAGAACTTAAACTCTTTCAGCTCCGTACGGCGCTGTATGGAATATGAAATAGCCCGGCAAGCAAGAGTGTTAGATGCCGGTGAAAAAGTGGTACAAGAGACAAGGACTTGGGATGAGGGTCAAGGGATTACCTTAGCCTTACGCTCCAAGGAAGAAGCTCATGATTACCGCTATTTCCCGGAACCGGACCTAACACCCCTTATAATTGATCGAGAATGGGTGGAACGAATTCGCCAAACCCTGCCTGAGCTTCCGGCACAACGACGGGCTCGGCTGCAAGGCATAGGATTATCTGAGTACGATGCCGGGGTTATCACCCAATCCAAATCCTTGTCTGACTTCTTTGATGCTGCACTTGAAAGCTTCGGCGATGCTAAGACCTTAGCGAACTGGGTGATGGGAGATGTTATGCGTCTGCTGAATTCCAACCAGTGTCCAGTCGAGGATTCTCCCATTTCTCCCAAGCAGTTAGCGGAATTATTAGAGCTGATCGAAAAAGGAACCATCAGCGGCAAAATAGCTAAGACAGTTCTCGAAGAAATGTACGCCACCGGCAAGGATGCCCAGGTGATCGTTAAGGAAAAAGGGCTTGCTCAAATCAGTGATGAAGGGGCCTTACTGGGAATTATCGACGGCGTCCTGGCCGCTAATCCTCAATCCGTGGAGGACTACCGCGCCGGCAAAGATCGAGCCATTGGCTTTTTAGTCGGACAGATCATGAAAGCCACCAAGGGTCAGGCGAATCCGGGTCTTGTCAATCGATTGCTGAAGGAAAAACTATCTTAA
- the nifV gene encoding homocitrate synthase — MRHLTIVDTTLRDGEQTAGVVFSNQEKLRIARLLDELGVHQIEAGVAVMGGDEKKAITEIAKLGLKASIMGWNRAVISDIEASLACGVDAVAISISTSDIHIEHKLMTTRDDVLERMVKATAFAKKEGMYISVNAEDASRSDMDFLVQFAKEAKNAGADRLRYCDTVGILDPFATYDKIKILVEKAGIDVEMHTHDDFGMATANALAGVKAGATHVGVTVNGLGERAGNAALEEVVMALKHLLDTDLSFATERFVEVSEYVARASGRMLPPWKSIVGSNMFAHESGIHADGALKNPRTYEAFSPEDVGLERQIVIGKHSGTASIKAKFRNEYGKEIAEEDAAEMLKRVRAIAVDMKRSLFDKELMYIYSDMLKQRQ, encoded by the coding sequence ATGAGACATTTGACAATTGTAGACACTACATTGCGTGATGGGGAACAAACAGCTGGGGTTGTTTTTTCTAATCAAGAAAAGTTGCGAATCGCCCGGTTGCTTGATGAACTTGGCGTTCATCAGATAGAAGCCGGAGTAGCGGTTATGGGCGGGGATGAAAAGAAGGCGATTACTGAAATTGCCAAGTTAGGTTTAAAAGCAAGCATTATGGGCTGGAATCGGGCGGTTATTTCTGATATAGAAGCTTCCTTGGCCTGTGGTGTGGATGCCGTAGCTATTTCTATCTCCACCTCCGACATTCATATTGAACATAAACTTATGACCACTCGGGACGATGTTTTAGAACGAATGGTAAAGGCAACCGCCTTTGCTAAAAAAGAAGGAATGTACATTTCCGTCAACGCGGAAGATGCTTCCCGGTCTGATATGGATTTTTTAGTCCAATTTGCTAAAGAAGCAAAAAATGCCGGTGCAGATCGTTTGCGCTATTGTGATACAGTAGGAATCTTAGACCCTTTTGCAACCTACGATAAAATTAAGATCTTAGTTGAAAAAGCGGGCATAGATGTGGAAATGCATACTCATGACGACTTCGGGATGGCCACTGCCAATGCCCTGGCCGGAGTAAAGGCCGGAGCAACCCATGTAGGTGTGACTGTTAACGGCTTAGGTGAGCGGGCCGGCAATGCTGCCTTAGAAGAAGTGGTTATGGCATTGAAGCACTTATTAGATACGGATCTGAGCTTTGCGACGGAACGATTTGTCGAGGTTTCCGAATATGTTGCTCGCGCTTCAGGGCGGATGCTCCCGCCTTGGAAGTCTATTGTAGGAAGTAATATGTTTGCCCATGAGTCAGGCATTCATGCTGACGGTGCCTTAAAAAATCCTCGAACCTATGAAGCCTTCAGCCCTGAGGATGTGGGACTTGAACGTCAAATTGTCATTGGAAAACACTCCGGAACTGCATCCATCAAAGCAAAATTCCGCAATGAGTATGGCAAAGAGATTGCCGAAGAGGATGCAGCTGAGATGCTTAAAAG